A window of Strix aluco isolate bStrAlu1 chromosome 11, bStrAlu1.hap1, whole genome shotgun sequence contains these coding sequences:
- the BAP1 gene encoding ubiquitin carboxyl-terminal hydrolase BAP1 isoform X2: protein MPDFPSPSVQPCRCDSQSWRAAVEMCECSGLSHSELGSPAWSSPSGGTCRSSAAFTIYGLFTLLVEDFGVKGVQVEEIYDLQSKCQGPVYGFIFLFKWIEERRSRRKVSTLVDETSVIDDDIVNNMFFAHQLIPNSCATHALLSVLLNCNNVDLGPTLSRMKDFTKGFSPESKGYAIGNAPELAKAHNSHARPEPRHLPEKQNGISAVRTMEAFHFVSYVPIKGRLFELDGLKVYPIDHGPWADDEEWTDKARRVIMERIGLATAGEPYHDIRFNLMAVVPDRRMKYESKLHILKMNRQTVLEALQQLIRVTQPELIQTQKSQESQPPEEAKPASSKTVTPESTHPDGTDEPASQGHPAATQSPPNKSKPVAKTSASGINGAPPANPNPIVQRLPAFLDNHNYAKSPMQEEEDLAAGVGRSRVPVRQHQQYSDDEDDYDDEEEEEVRNTNSAIRYKRKGQVKQEHVAGAADGQLSVLQPNTINVLAEKLKESQKDLSIPLSIKTSGGGAAVAVVTHSQPSPTPSNESTDTASEIGSAFNSPLRSPIRSANPTRPSSPVTSHISKVLFGEEDGLLRVDCMRYNRAVRDLGPVISTGLLHLTEDGVFCPLAVADGGKSSPPSIKPGEEAPVAIKLDEKEGSEASDSKEKELLALLKCVEAEIANYEACLKEEVEKRKKFKIDDQRRTHNYDEFICTFISMLAQEGMLASLVEQNISVRRRQGVSIGRLHKQRKPDRRKRSRPYKAKRQ from the exons ATGCCTGACTTTCCATCCCCTTCGGTGCAGCCCTGCCGTTGTGACTCACAGTCCTGGAGAGCTGCTGTGGAGATGTGCGAGTGCTCTGGGCTGAGCCACAGTGAGCTTGGGAGTCCTGCTTGGTCTTCTCCTTCTGGTGGTACCTGCAGGAGCAGCGCTGCTTTCACCATTTACG GTCTCTTCACACTCCTGGTTGAAGATTTTG GGGTCAAGGGAGTGCAGGTTGAAGAGATTTATGATCTGCAGAGCAAATGCCAAGG CCCTGTGTATGGGTTCATCTTCCTGTTCAAGTGGATTGAGGAGCGCAGATCACGCCGGAAAGTCTCTACCCTGGTGGATGAGACGTCGGTGATCGATGATGACATCGTTAATAACATGTTCTTTGCTCACCAG CTGATCCCCAATTCCTGTGCCACCCATGCCCTGCTGAGCGTCCTCCTGAACTGCAACAATGTCGACCTGGGTCCCACGCTGAGCCGCATGAAGGATTTCACCAAAGGATTTAGTCCTGAG AGTAAAGGCTATGCCATTGGGAATGCCCCAGAGCTGGCCAAGGCCCACAACAGCCATGCCAG GCCGGAGCCACGGCACTTGCCGGAAAAGCAGAACGGTATCAGCGCTGTGCGAACCATGGAGGCTTTTCATTTTGTCAGTTATGTCCCCATCAAGGGACGGCTGTTTGAGCTGGACGGGCTCAAGGTCTATCCCATTGACCATG GGCCATGGGCTGATGATGAGGAATGGACAGACAAAGCCAGGAGAGTAATCATGGAGCGCATCGGCCTGGCCACTGCAGG GGAGCCGTACCACGACATCCGCTTCAACCTCATGGCTGTGGTGCCTGATCGGAGGATGAAGTATGAGTCCAAGCTGCACATCCTGAAGATGAACCGCCAGACTGTACTGGAGGCCTTGCAGCAG CTTATCCGAGTGACTCAGCCGGAGCTGATCCAGACCCAGAAGTCTCAGGAGTCTCAGCCTCCCGAAGAGGCAAAGCCAGCCAGCAGCAAGACCGTGACTCCAGAGAGCACCCATCCAG ATGGCACCGATGAGCCCGCCAGCCAGGGCCACCCTGCGGCCACGCAGAGCCCACCCAACAAATCCAAACCGGTGGCAAAGACCTCAGCGAGCGGTATCAACGGGGCGCCTCCGGCGAACCCCAACCCCATCGTGCAGAGGTTGCCGGCCTTCCTCGATAATCACAACTACGCCAAGTCCCCCATGCAG gaggaggaagacCTTGCAGCAGGAGTGGGTCGCAGCCGGGTCCCAGTCCGACAGCACCAGCAGTACTCGGACGATGAAGATGACTAcgatgatgaggaggaggaggaagttcGTAACACCAACTCGGCCATCAG GTACAAAAGGAAGGGGCAGGTGAAGCAAGAGCATGTGGCAGGGGCTGCGGATGGTCAGCTCTCCGTTCTGCAGCCCAACACCATCAATGTCCTGGCGGAGAAGCTGAAGGAATCGCAAAAGGATCTTTCCATTCCCCTGTCCATCAAGACGAGTGGCGGAGGCGCTGCCGTGGCTGTGGTCACCCactcccagccctctcccacccccagcaACGAGAGCACCGACACCGCCTCCGAGATTGGCAGTGCCTTCAACTCCCCGCTGCGCTCCCCCATCCGCTCGGCCAACCCCACCCGCCCCTCCAGCCCCGTCACCTCCCACATCTCCAAGGTGCTCTTCGGCGAGGAGGACGGCCTGCTGCGCGTCGACTGCATGCGCTACAACCGGGCCGTCAGGGACCTGGGCCCTGTGATCAGCACCGGCCTGCTGCACCTCACGGAGGACGGTGTCTTCTGCCCGCTGGCTGTTGCAG ATGGGGGGAAAAGCTCCCCCCCTTCCATCAAACCCGGTGAAGAGGCCCCGGTCGCAATCAAACTGGACGAGAAGGAGGGCAGTGAGGCCAGTGACAGCAAAGAGAAG gagctgctggcactGCTGAAGTGCGTGGAGGCAGAGATTGCAAACTACGAGGCCTGCctgaaggaagaggtggagaagaggaagaaattcaaG ATCGATGACCAGAGGAGAACCCATAACTATGACGAGTTCATCTGTACCTTTATCTCCATGCTGGCCCAGGAAG GCATGCTGGCAAGCCTGGTGGAGCAGAACATCTCCGTCCGCAGGCGGCAGGGCGTCAGCATCGGCCGCCTGCACAAGCAGAGGAAGCCCGACCGCCGGAAACGCTCCCGCCCCTATAAAGCCAAGCGGCAGTAG
- the BAP1 gene encoding ubiquitin carboxyl-terminal hydrolase BAP1 isoform X4, whose translation MNKGWLELESDPGLFTLLVEDFGVKGVQVEEIYDLQSKCQGPVYGFIFLFKWIEERRSRRKVSTLVDETSVIDDDIVNNMFFAHQLIPNSCATHALLSVLLNCNNVDLGPTLSRMKDFTKGFSPESKGYAIGNAPELAKAHNSHARPEPRHLPEKQNGISAVRTMEAFHFVSYVPIKGRLFELDGLKVYPIDHGPWADDEEWTDKARRVIMERIGLATAGEPYHDIRFNLMAVVPDRRMKYESKLHILKMNRQTVLEALQQLIRVTQPELIQTQKSQESQPPEEAKPASSKTVTPESTHPDGTDEPASQGHPAATQSPPNKSKPVAKTSASGINGAPPANPNPIVQRLPAFLDNHNYAKSPMQEEEDLAAGVGRSRVPVRQHQQYSDDEDDYDDEEEEEVRNTNSAIRYKRKGQVKQEHVAGAADGQLSVLQPNTINVLAEKLKESQKDLSIPLSIKTSGGGAAVAVVTHSQPSPTPSNESTDTASEIGSAFNSPLRSPIRSANPTRPSSPVTSHISKVLFGEEDGLLRVDCMRYNRAVRDLGPVISTGLLHLTEDGVFCPLAVADGGKSSPPSIKPGEEAPVAIKLDEKEGSEASDSKEKELLALLKCVEAEIANYEACLKEEVEKRKKFKIDDQRRTHNYDEFICTFISMLAQEGMLASLVEQNISVRRRQGVSIGRLHKQRKPDRRKRSRPYKAKRQ comes from the exons GTCTCTTCACACTCCTGGTTGAAGATTTTG GGGTCAAGGGAGTGCAGGTTGAAGAGATTTATGATCTGCAGAGCAAATGCCAAGG CCCTGTGTATGGGTTCATCTTCCTGTTCAAGTGGATTGAGGAGCGCAGATCACGCCGGAAAGTCTCTACCCTGGTGGATGAGACGTCGGTGATCGATGATGACATCGTTAATAACATGTTCTTTGCTCACCAG CTGATCCCCAATTCCTGTGCCACCCATGCCCTGCTGAGCGTCCTCCTGAACTGCAACAATGTCGACCTGGGTCCCACGCTGAGCCGCATGAAGGATTTCACCAAAGGATTTAGTCCTGAG AGTAAAGGCTATGCCATTGGGAATGCCCCAGAGCTGGCCAAGGCCCACAACAGCCATGCCAG GCCGGAGCCACGGCACTTGCCGGAAAAGCAGAACGGTATCAGCGCTGTGCGAACCATGGAGGCTTTTCATTTTGTCAGTTATGTCCCCATCAAGGGACGGCTGTTTGAGCTGGACGGGCTCAAGGTCTATCCCATTGACCATG GGCCATGGGCTGATGATGAGGAATGGACAGACAAAGCCAGGAGAGTAATCATGGAGCGCATCGGCCTGGCCACTGCAGG GGAGCCGTACCACGACATCCGCTTCAACCTCATGGCTGTGGTGCCTGATCGGAGGATGAAGTATGAGTCCAAGCTGCACATCCTGAAGATGAACCGCCAGACTGTACTGGAGGCCTTGCAGCAG CTTATCCGAGTGACTCAGCCGGAGCTGATCCAGACCCAGAAGTCTCAGGAGTCTCAGCCTCCCGAAGAGGCAAAGCCAGCCAGCAGCAAGACCGTGACTCCAGAGAGCACCCATCCAG ATGGCACCGATGAGCCCGCCAGCCAGGGCCACCCTGCGGCCACGCAGAGCCCACCCAACAAATCCAAACCGGTGGCAAAGACCTCAGCGAGCGGTATCAACGGGGCGCCTCCGGCGAACCCCAACCCCATCGTGCAGAGGTTGCCGGCCTTCCTCGATAATCACAACTACGCCAAGTCCCCCATGCAG gaggaggaagacCTTGCAGCAGGAGTGGGTCGCAGCCGGGTCCCAGTCCGACAGCACCAGCAGTACTCGGACGATGAAGATGACTAcgatgatgaggaggaggaggaagttcGTAACACCAACTCGGCCATCAG GTACAAAAGGAAGGGGCAGGTGAAGCAAGAGCATGTGGCAGGGGCTGCGGATGGTCAGCTCTCCGTTCTGCAGCCCAACACCATCAATGTCCTGGCGGAGAAGCTGAAGGAATCGCAAAAGGATCTTTCCATTCCCCTGTCCATCAAGACGAGTGGCGGAGGCGCTGCCGTGGCTGTGGTCACCCactcccagccctctcccacccccagcaACGAGAGCACCGACACCGCCTCCGAGATTGGCAGTGCCTTCAACTCCCCGCTGCGCTCCCCCATCCGCTCGGCCAACCCCACCCGCCCCTCCAGCCCCGTCACCTCCCACATCTCCAAGGTGCTCTTCGGCGAGGAGGACGGCCTGCTGCGCGTCGACTGCATGCGCTACAACCGGGCCGTCAGGGACCTGGGCCCTGTGATCAGCACCGGCCTGCTGCACCTCACGGAGGACGGTGTCTTCTGCCCGCTGGCTGTTGCAG ATGGGGGGAAAAGCTCCCCCCCTTCCATCAAACCCGGTGAAGAGGCCCCGGTCGCAATCAAACTGGACGAGAAGGAGGGCAGTGAGGCCAGTGACAGCAAAGAGAAG gagctgctggcactGCTGAAGTGCGTGGAGGCAGAGATTGCAAACTACGAGGCCTGCctgaaggaagaggtggagaagaggaagaaattcaaG ATCGATGACCAGAGGAGAACCCATAACTATGACGAGTTCATCTGTACCTTTATCTCCATGCTGGCCCAGGAAG GCATGCTGGCAAGCCTGGTGGAGCAGAACATCTCCGTCCGCAGGCGGCAGGGCGTCAGCATCGGCCGCCTGCACAAGCAGAGGAAGCCCGACCGCCGGAAACGCTCCCGCCCCTATAAAGCCAAGCGGCAGTAG
- the BAP1 gene encoding ubiquitin carboxyl-terminal hydrolase BAP1 isoform X1, which translates to MPDFPSPSVQPCRCDSQSWRAAVEMCECSGLSHSELGSPAWSSPSGGTCRSSAAFTIYGLFTLLVEDFGVKGVQVEEIYDLQSKCQGPVYGFIFLFKWIEERRSRRKVSTLVDETSVIDDDIVNNMFFAHQLIPNSCATHALLSVLLNCNNVDLGPTLSRMKDFTKGFSPESKGYAIGNAPELAKAHNSHARPEPRHLPEKQNGISAVRTMEAFHFVSYVPIKGRLFELDGLKVYPIDHGPWADDEEWTDKARRVIMERIGLATAGEPYHDIRFNLMAVVPDRRMKYESKLHILKMNRQTVLEALQQLIRVTQPELIQTQKSQESQPPEEAKPASSKTVTPESTHPDGTDEPASQGHPAATQSPPNKSKPVAKTSASGINGAPPANPNPIVQRLPAFLDNHNYAKSPMQEEEDLAAGVGRSRVPVRQHQQYSDDEDDYDDEEEEEVRNTNSAIRYKRKGQVKQEHVAGAADGQLSVLQPNTINVLAEKLKESQKDLSIPLSIKTSGGGAAVAVVTHSQPSPTPSNESTDTASEIGSAFNSPLRSPIRSANPTRPSSPVTSHISKVLFGEEDGLLRVDCMRYNRAVRDLGPVISTGLLHLTEDGVFCPLAVADGGKSSPPSIKPGEEAPVAIKLDEKEGSEASDSKEKVGLGRTSDHPGGEKYSPKELLALLKCVEAEIANYEACLKEEVEKRKKFKIDDQRRTHNYDEFICTFISMLAQEGMLASLVEQNISVRRRQGVSIGRLHKQRKPDRRKRSRPYKAKRQ; encoded by the exons ATGCCTGACTTTCCATCCCCTTCGGTGCAGCCCTGCCGTTGTGACTCACAGTCCTGGAGAGCTGCTGTGGAGATGTGCGAGTGCTCTGGGCTGAGCCACAGTGAGCTTGGGAGTCCTGCTTGGTCTTCTCCTTCTGGTGGTACCTGCAGGAGCAGCGCTGCTTTCACCATTTACG GTCTCTTCACACTCCTGGTTGAAGATTTTG GGGTCAAGGGAGTGCAGGTTGAAGAGATTTATGATCTGCAGAGCAAATGCCAAGG CCCTGTGTATGGGTTCATCTTCCTGTTCAAGTGGATTGAGGAGCGCAGATCACGCCGGAAAGTCTCTACCCTGGTGGATGAGACGTCGGTGATCGATGATGACATCGTTAATAACATGTTCTTTGCTCACCAG CTGATCCCCAATTCCTGTGCCACCCATGCCCTGCTGAGCGTCCTCCTGAACTGCAACAATGTCGACCTGGGTCCCACGCTGAGCCGCATGAAGGATTTCACCAAAGGATTTAGTCCTGAG AGTAAAGGCTATGCCATTGGGAATGCCCCAGAGCTGGCCAAGGCCCACAACAGCCATGCCAG GCCGGAGCCACGGCACTTGCCGGAAAAGCAGAACGGTATCAGCGCTGTGCGAACCATGGAGGCTTTTCATTTTGTCAGTTATGTCCCCATCAAGGGACGGCTGTTTGAGCTGGACGGGCTCAAGGTCTATCCCATTGACCATG GGCCATGGGCTGATGATGAGGAATGGACAGACAAAGCCAGGAGAGTAATCATGGAGCGCATCGGCCTGGCCACTGCAGG GGAGCCGTACCACGACATCCGCTTCAACCTCATGGCTGTGGTGCCTGATCGGAGGATGAAGTATGAGTCCAAGCTGCACATCCTGAAGATGAACCGCCAGACTGTACTGGAGGCCTTGCAGCAG CTTATCCGAGTGACTCAGCCGGAGCTGATCCAGACCCAGAAGTCTCAGGAGTCTCAGCCTCCCGAAGAGGCAAAGCCAGCCAGCAGCAAGACCGTGACTCCAGAGAGCACCCATCCAG ATGGCACCGATGAGCCCGCCAGCCAGGGCCACCCTGCGGCCACGCAGAGCCCACCCAACAAATCCAAACCGGTGGCAAAGACCTCAGCGAGCGGTATCAACGGGGCGCCTCCGGCGAACCCCAACCCCATCGTGCAGAGGTTGCCGGCCTTCCTCGATAATCACAACTACGCCAAGTCCCCCATGCAG gaggaggaagacCTTGCAGCAGGAGTGGGTCGCAGCCGGGTCCCAGTCCGACAGCACCAGCAGTACTCGGACGATGAAGATGACTAcgatgatgaggaggaggaggaagttcGTAACACCAACTCGGCCATCAG GTACAAAAGGAAGGGGCAGGTGAAGCAAGAGCATGTGGCAGGGGCTGCGGATGGTCAGCTCTCCGTTCTGCAGCCCAACACCATCAATGTCCTGGCGGAGAAGCTGAAGGAATCGCAAAAGGATCTTTCCATTCCCCTGTCCATCAAGACGAGTGGCGGAGGCGCTGCCGTGGCTGTGGTCACCCactcccagccctctcccacccccagcaACGAGAGCACCGACACCGCCTCCGAGATTGGCAGTGCCTTCAACTCCCCGCTGCGCTCCCCCATCCGCTCGGCCAACCCCACCCGCCCCTCCAGCCCCGTCACCTCCCACATCTCCAAGGTGCTCTTCGGCGAGGAGGACGGCCTGCTGCGCGTCGACTGCATGCGCTACAACCGGGCCGTCAGGGACCTGGGCCCTGTGATCAGCACCGGCCTGCTGCACCTCACGGAGGACGGTGTCTTCTGCCCGCTGGCTGTTGCAG ATGGGGGGAAAAGCTCCCCCCCTTCCATCAAACCCGGTGAAGAGGCCCCGGTCGCAATCAAACTGGACGAGAAGGAGGGCAGTGAGGCCAGTGACAGCAAAGAGAAGGTGGGACTTGGCAGGACCAGTGATCACCCTGGGGGGGAAAAGTATTCTCCCAAG gagctgctggcactGCTGAAGTGCGTGGAGGCAGAGATTGCAAACTACGAGGCCTGCctgaaggaagaggtggagaagaggaagaaattcaaG ATCGATGACCAGAGGAGAACCCATAACTATGACGAGTTCATCTGTACCTTTATCTCCATGCTGGCCCAGGAAG GCATGCTGGCAAGCCTGGTGGAGCAGAACATCTCCGTCCGCAGGCGGCAGGGCGTCAGCATCGGCCGCCTGCACAAGCAGAGGAAGCCCGACCGCCGGAAACGCTCCCGCCCCTATAAAGCCAAGCGGCAGTAG
- the BAP1 gene encoding ubiquitin carboxyl-terminal hydrolase BAP1 isoform X5, producing MFFAHQLIPNSCATHALLSVLLNCNNVDLGPTLSRMKDFTKGFSPESKGYAIGNAPELAKAHNSHARPEPRHLPEKQNGISAVRTMEAFHFVSYVPIKGRLFELDGLKVYPIDHGPWADDEEWTDKARRVIMERIGLATAGEPYHDIRFNLMAVVPDRRMKYESKLHILKMNRQTVLEALQQLIRVTQPELIQTQKSQESQPPEEAKPASSKTVTPESTHPDGTDEPASQGHPAATQSPPNKSKPVAKTSASGINGAPPANPNPIVQRLPAFLDNHNYAKSPMQEEEDLAAGVGRSRVPVRQHQQYSDDEDDYDDEEEEEVRNTNSAIRYKRKGQVKQEHVAGAADGQLSVLQPNTINVLAEKLKESQKDLSIPLSIKTSGGGAAVAVVTHSQPSPTPSNESTDTASEIGSAFNSPLRSPIRSANPTRPSSPVTSHISKVLFGEEDGLLRVDCMRYNRAVRDLGPVISTGLLHLTEDGVFCPLAVADGGKSSPPSIKPGEEAPVAIKLDEKEGSEASDSKEKVGLGRTSDHPGGEKYSPKELLALLKCVEAEIANYEACLKEEVEKRKKFKIDDQRRTHNYDEFICTFISMLAQEGMLASLVEQNISVRRRQGVSIGRLHKQRKPDRRKRSRPYKAKRQ from the exons ATGTTCTTTGCTCACCAG CTGATCCCCAATTCCTGTGCCACCCATGCCCTGCTGAGCGTCCTCCTGAACTGCAACAATGTCGACCTGGGTCCCACGCTGAGCCGCATGAAGGATTTCACCAAAGGATTTAGTCCTGAG AGTAAAGGCTATGCCATTGGGAATGCCCCAGAGCTGGCCAAGGCCCACAACAGCCATGCCAG GCCGGAGCCACGGCACTTGCCGGAAAAGCAGAACGGTATCAGCGCTGTGCGAACCATGGAGGCTTTTCATTTTGTCAGTTATGTCCCCATCAAGGGACGGCTGTTTGAGCTGGACGGGCTCAAGGTCTATCCCATTGACCATG GGCCATGGGCTGATGATGAGGAATGGACAGACAAAGCCAGGAGAGTAATCATGGAGCGCATCGGCCTGGCCACTGCAGG GGAGCCGTACCACGACATCCGCTTCAACCTCATGGCTGTGGTGCCTGATCGGAGGATGAAGTATGAGTCCAAGCTGCACATCCTGAAGATGAACCGCCAGACTGTACTGGAGGCCTTGCAGCAG CTTATCCGAGTGACTCAGCCGGAGCTGATCCAGACCCAGAAGTCTCAGGAGTCTCAGCCTCCCGAAGAGGCAAAGCCAGCCAGCAGCAAGACCGTGACTCCAGAGAGCACCCATCCAG ATGGCACCGATGAGCCCGCCAGCCAGGGCCACCCTGCGGCCACGCAGAGCCCACCCAACAAATCCAAACCGGTGGCAAAGACCTCAGCGAGCGGTATCAACGGGGCGCCTCCGGCGAACCCCAACCCCATCGTGCAGAGGTTGCCGGCCTTCCTCGATAATCACAACTACGCCAAGTCCCCCATGCAG gaggaggaagacCTTGCAGCAGGAGTGGGTCGCAGCCGGGTCCCAGTCCGACAGCACCAGCAGTACTCGGACGATGAAGATGACTAcgatgatgaggaggaggaggaagttcGTAACACCAACTCGGCCATCAG GTACAAAAGGAAGGGGCAGGTGAAGCAAGAGCATGTGGCAGGGGCTGCGGATGGTCAGCTCTCCGTTCTGCAGCCCAACACCATCAATGTCCTGGCGGAGAAGCTGAAGGAATCGCAAAAGGATCTTTCCATTCCCCTGTCCATCAAGACGAGTGGCGGAGGCGCTGCCGTGGCTGTGGTCACCCactcccagccctctcccacccccagcaACGAGAGCACCGACACCGCCTCCGAGATTGGCAGTGCCTTCAACTCCCCGCTGCGCTCCCCCATCCGCTCGGCCAACCCCACCCGCCCCTCCAGCCCCGTCACCTCCCACATCTCCAAGGTGCTCTTCGGCGAGGAGGACGGCCTGCTGCGCGTCGACTGCATGCGCTACAACCGGGCCGTCAGGGACCTGGGCCCTGTGATCAGCACCGGCCTGCTGCACCTCACGGAGGACGGTGTCTTCTGCCCGCTGGCTGTTGCAG ATGGGGGGAAAAGCTCCCCCCCTTCCATCAAACCCGGTGAAGAGGCCCCGGTCGCAATCAAACTGGACGAGAAGGAGGGCAGTGAGGCCAGTGACAGCAAAGAGAAGGTGGGACTTGGCAGGACCAGTGATCACCCTGGGGGGGAAAAGTATTCTCCCAAG gagctgctggcactGCTGAAGTGCGTGGAGGCAGAGATTGCAAACTACGAGGCCTGCctgaaggaagaggtggagaagaggaagaaattcaaG ATCGATGACCAGAGGAGAACCCATAACTATGACGAGTTCATCTGTACCTTTATCTCCATGCTGGCCCAGGAAG GCATGCTGGCAAGCCTGGTGGAGCAGAACATCTCCGTCCGCAGGCGGCAGGGCGTCAGCATCGGCCGCCTGCACAAGCAGAGGAAGCCCGACCGCCGGAAACGCTCCCGCCCCTATAAAGCCAAGCGGCAGTAG
- the BAP1 gene encoding ubiquitin carboxyl-terminal hydrolase BAP1 isoform X3, whose protein sequence is MNKGWLELESDPGLFTLLVEDFGVKGVQVEEIYDLQSKCQGPVYGFIFLFKWIEERRSRRKVSTLVDETSVIDDDIVNNMFFAHQLIPNSCATHALLSVLLNCNNVDLGPTLSRMKDFTKGFSPESKGYAIGNAPELAKAHNSHARPEPRHLPEKQNGISAVRTMEAFHFVSYVPIKGRLFELDGLKVYPIDHGPWADDEEWTDKARRVIMERIGLATAGEPYHDIRFNLMAVVPDRRMKYESKLHILKMNRQTVLEALQQLIRVTQPELIQTQKSQESQPPEEAKPASSKTVTPESTHPDGTDEPASQGHPAATQSPPNKSKPVAKTSASGINGAPPANPNPIVQRLPAFLDNHNYAKSPMQEEEDLAAGVGRSRVPVRQHQQYSDDEDDYDDEEEEEVRNTNSAIRYKRKGQVKQEHVAGAADGQLSVLQPNTINVLAEKLKESQKDLSIPLSIKTSGGGAAVAVVTHSQPSPTPSNESTDTASEIGSAFNSPLRSPIRSANPTRPSSPVTSHISKVLFGEEDGLLRVDCMRYNRAVRDLGPVISTGLLHLTEDGVFCPLAVADGGKSSPPSIKPGEEAPVAIKLDEKEGSEASDSKEKVGLGRTSDHPGGEKYSPKELLALLKCVEAEIANYEACLKEEVEKRKKFKIDDQRRTHNYDEFICTFISMLAQEGMLASLVEQNISVRRRQGVSIGRLHKQRKPDRRKRSRPYKAKRQ, encoded by the exons GTCTCTTCACACTCCTGGTTGAAGATTTTG GGGTCAAGGGAGTGCAGGTTGAAGAGATTTATGATCTGCAGAGCAAATGCCAAGG CCCTGTGTATGGGTTCATCTTCCTGTTCAAGTGGATTGAGGAGCGCAGATCACGCCGGAAAGTCTCTACCCTGGTGGATGAGACGTCGGTGATCGATGATGACATCGTTAATAACATGTTCTTTGCTCACCAG CTGATCCCCAATTCCTGTGCCACCCATGCCCTGCTGAGCGTCCTCCTGAACTGCAACAATGTCGACCTGGGTCCCACGCTGAGCCGCATGAAGGATTTCACCAAAGGATTTAGTCCTGAG AGTAAAGGCTATGCCATTGGGAATGCCCCAGAGCTGGCCAAGGCCCACAACAGCCATGCCAG GCCGGAGCCACGGCACTTGCCGGAAAAGCAGAACGGTATCAGCGCTGTGCGAACCATGGAGGCTTTTCATTTTGTCAGTTATGTCCCCATCAAGGGACGGCTGTTTGAGCTGGACGGGCTCAAGGTCTATCCCATTGACCATG GGCCATGGGCTGATGATGAGGAATGGACAGACAAAGCCAGGAGAGTAATCATGGAGCGCATCGGCCTGGCCACTGCAGG GGAGCCGTACCACGACATCCGCTTCAACCTCATGGCTGTGGTGCCTGATCGGAGGATGAAGTATGAGTCCAAGCTGCACATCCTGAAGATGAACCGCCAGACTGTACTGGAGGCCTTGCAGCAG CTTATCCGAGTGACTCAGCCGGAGCTGATCCAGACCCAGAAGTCTCAGGAGTCTCAGCCTCCCGAAGAGGCAAAGCCAGCCAGCAGCAAGACCGTGACTCCAGAGAGCACCCATCCAG ATGGCACCGATGAGCCCGCCAGCCAGGGCCACCCTGCGGCCACGCAGAGCCCACCCAACAAATCCAAACCGGTGGCAAAGACCTCAGCGAGCGGTATCAACGGGGCGCCTCCGGCGAACCCCAACCCCATCGTGCAGAGGTTGCCGGCCTTCCTCGATAATCACAACTACGCCAAGTCCCCCATGCAG gaggaggaagacCTTGCAGCAGGAGTGGGTCGCAGCCGGGTCCCAGTCCGACAGCACCAGCAGTACTCGGACGATGAAGATGACTAcgatgatgaggaggaggaggaagttcGTAACACCAACTCGGCCATCAG GTACAAAAGGAAGGGGCAGGTGAAGCAAGAGCATGTGGCAGGGGCTGCGGATGGTCAGCTCTCCGTTCTGCAGCCCAACACCATCAATGTCCTGGCGGAGAAGCTGAAGGAATCGCAAAAGGATCTTTCCATTCCCCTGTCCATCAAGACGAGTGGCGGAGGCGCTGCCGTGGCTGTGGTCACCCactcccagccctctcccacccccagcaACGAGAGCACCGACACCGCCTCCGAGATTGGCAGTGCCTTCAACTCCCCGCTGCGCTCCCCCATCCGCTCGGCCAACCCCACCCGCCCCTCCAGCCCCGTCACCTCCCACATCTCCAAGGTGCTCTTCGGCGAGGAGGACGGCCTGCTGCGCGTCGACTGCATGCGCTACAACCGGGCCGTCAGGGACCTGGGCCCTGTGATCAGCACCGGCCTGCTGCACCTCACGGAGGACGGTGTCTTCTGCCCGCTGGCTGTTGCAG ATGGGGGGAAAAGCTCCCCCCCTTCCATCAAACCCGGTGAAGAGGCCCCGGTCGCAATCAAACTGGACGAGAAGGAGGGCAGTGAGGCCAGTGACAGCAAAGAGAAGGTGGGACTTGGCAGGACCAGTGATCACCCTGGGGGGGAAAAGTATTCTCCCAAG gagctgctggcactGCTGAAGTGCGTGGAGGCAGAGATTGCAAACTACGAGGCCTGCctgaaggaagaggtggagaagaggaagaaattcaaG ATCGATGACCAGAGGAGAACCCATAACTATGACGAGTTCATCTGTACCTTTATCTCCATGCTGGCCCAGGAAG GCATGCTGGCAAGCCTGGTGGAGCAGAACATCTCCGTCCGCAGGCGGCAGGGCGTCAGCATCGGCCGCCTGCACAAGCAGAGGAAGCCCGACCGCCGGAAACGCTCCCGCCCCTATAAAGCCAAGCGGCAGTAG